In Flammeovirgaceae bacterium, the sequence ATGTTCGGCTACGAAGAGAATATACCTACTTATTCAGCGACTTCGATCCCAGCGGAACAAATGGCATAAAATTGCCTGCAGGCACCGATTATTACCAGGATGTGATTGTTGGTAACTATAACTCCGATGCCCGAAAAGCTTTTTTTACTAACCTCTCGGGCCGGGTGGGCGAATACTTCAATGGCCACCGATTTAACATTGGCGGCTCGGCTACTTACCGGTACATACCCTGGGGTTTTGCCTCACTCAACTTTTCCTACAACCGAATCCGATTGCCTGAGCCCTACAGCGATGCCGACCTGTTGTTGATTGGCCCGCGTATTGACCTCACCTTCACCCGCAGCCTCTTCTTTACCACCTTTATTCAATACAATAATCAAATCAACAACCTGAATATCAACTCCAGGCTGCAGTGGCGCTTCAGGCCGGTGTCCGACATCTTTCTGGTATACACCGACAATTATGTAACCGAAACCTTTACCGATACCGATGGCCGGTATTATGTAAAAGGCGACCCACGGCTCCGGGGCGTAGTGCTAAAAATCAGCTATTGGCTGAATATCTGAATTTTTTCTAACTGATAATCAATCGTTTACAAAAAGAAAAATAGATGTTTAAACATTTATTTTAGTTCCGGTGTTATACTTGCATGTCACAAACAGAAACAACTAAAACAATGATGAAAAAACTACACTTTATTCTGGCCGCGTTGCTGCTGAGCGGCAGCGTACTGGCTCAAACCACCTGGAACATCGACAAGGTCCATTCCAAAATCGGGTTCAGCGTGGTGCACATGGTCGTATCCGAAACGGAAGGCGTGTTTAAGGATTATTCTGCAACCGTAGTAAGCAAGAGCGATGATTTCAATGGTGCCGAAGTTACCTTCTCGGCAAAAGTAGCTTCCATTAACACCGAAAACGAAAGGCGCGATAACCACCTGAAGTCACCTGACTTCTTCGATGCGGAGAAGTTTCCTGAAATCACCTTCAAGGGTAACCTGGTAAAAGAAGGAAGCAAATACAAGCTGAAGGGTGACTTTACTATGAAAGGTGTTACCAAGAAGGTAGAATTTGATGTGGTTTATGGCGGCACCATCAATACCGGGCGCGGAACAAAAGCCGGTTTTAAAGTTACCGGAACAATCAACCGCCAGGAGTATGGCGTAAGCTGGGCCAACAAACTGGCCGGTGGCGAAATGGTAGTAAGCGATGATGTAACCCTGGTTATTAAAGTAGAACTGGATAAGCAAGCTTAATTAAAAAGGCCGGGGGTAAGTCCCGGCCTTTTTATTTTCAATGAAAATCGAAGAGGAAATAAAGCAATCAAAATTTGTAAGCCCGCACCAAAAGGCAGTGCTGAATCTTCTTTTTACAGCAAGCTGGTTACAGGCCCGCCATCAACAGTTTTTTAAATCCTTCGGCATTACCACCCAACAGTTTAACATCCTCCGCATCCTGAAAGGGCAGCATCCAAAAAGCCTGTCGGCCAAAGAAATTAAAAGCCGCATGCTCGATCAGAATTCGGATGTGTCGCGTATGCTGGGCCGGATGTTGGCTAAAAAACTTATTCAAAAGCAAACCTGCCCTGCCGATAAGCGGGCTACCGATGTTTTTATAACTGAAAAAGGAATAGAGTTGCTTAACCGCGTCAATAAGTTTCAACACGATCTTGATTCGACACTTCAACTATCGGAATCGGAGGCAACAGCACTGAGCAATTTACTGGATAAAAGCAGGGGTTAACGTAACCGCCTTAATTCATCCTTAACAAAAGCTATCAATTCACTGATGTACCCTGCGCTGAAATCAAACCGGATGCCGGCAGCATGATAGATTGCGGGTATACTTTTTAAATTACCCAGTTTCAATGCATCCATATAACCGGCAAGTCCGGCTTGCGGATTTTTACGGTAATTGCGCCACACGGCAATTGCGCCAAGCTGGGCCATGCCGTACTCAATATAATAAAATGGCACCTCGTACAGGTGAAGTTGTTTCTGCCACAAATAATCGCGGCTCACCTCGTGCCCCTGCCAATCCGTTACCGAATCGGTAAACGACCTAAAGATGGTATTCCAACTTTCTTTCCGTGCAGTTTCGGTATGATTCGGATTTTCATAAATCCAGTGTTGAAACTTATCGATGGTTGCTACCCACGGCAAGGTTTCGATGATGTCTTCCAGGTGTTCGCGTTTAGCCCGTTTTAATTCGTCCGGGTCAGAAAAAAATACATCCCAGTGATCCATCGAAATCAGTTCCATCGACATGGAGGCCAGTTCGGCCACTTCCGATGGGGTAGATTTAAAGTCAGTTAATTCCAGGTTGCGCGTTAAAAAGTTATGAACGGCATGCCCGCCTTCATGCATCATGGTAACCATGTCGCGCAGCGTGGTGGTGGCATTCATAAAAATAAACGGCACACCTATTTCGGCCAGCGGGTAGTTATACCCTCCGGGCGCCTTGCCCTTACGGGACTCTAAATCCAGGTGGCCCATGTGGCGCATAATGCCGAGGCACTGGCCCAGGTACGGATCGATTCTTCTAAAACATTCAATGGTCTTCTCCGTCAAATCGTTTCCGTCTGTAAAAGCTTTAAGCGGTTTACGGCCTTCCGGATCAACCGTTTTATCCCATGGTTTCAGCACATCCACTCCTAACTTTTGCTGGCGTTCGCTGGCCAGTTCATTGAGCAAAGGCACCACCTGTGTTTCCACCGACTGGTGAAAATCAAAACAATCCTGAGGCGTGTAATCAAACCGGCCCAGTGCTTTGAACATATAGTCGCGGAAATTGGCAAACCCGGCATTGGTGGCAACCCGGTGACGAAGGTTAACAAGTTTAGTAAACAGTTCATCAAGTGTTACCCTGTCCTGGAGTCTGCGTGAAGCAATCTTTGTGTAAACACGTTCGCGCAAGGCCCTGTCCGTCTCCATCAGTAATACCGATGCCTGCTGTAAAGTCATTTCCTTACCGCTGATTTCAACCATCATCGCACCCGAAATCTGGTTATACTTTTGTTGTTCCAGGTTTATTTCGGTAAACAGGGGCACGTTTTCATCGCGGTAAATTTCAATGTCCTTTTTAAGGTTGCGAATCAAAATATCAAATCCGGTTTCCTTTTCGAGTTCACCCAGAAAAGCCGATTCAGCAGCTTTGCGGTTCAGTTTATCCGATACCGGGGCAATTTCCGGCTGAATGGTCTCAACAAAAAACCGGTAAGCTTTGCTGTAGTCGTCATTATCGGTATAGCGGGTCATATTAATGTAGCGCCAGCCCAGGTCTTCTGCAATTACAGCTTCCAGTTCGCTGCGGTCGGTAAACCATTTGCGCAAGGCGTTAACCGAATCGATTTCCCGCTCAATCAATTCGTTAAAATAAGGCTTAAGGGCAGGCCACCCGGTTACCGTAAAGTCTGCGGGTAAAAACGTGCGCACGGGGCGCGAAATCTTTTCTACTTCAGGCATCAGATTTACAGATTAATTGAACGAACTTTCACCGCGGCAAAAATAAACTGAAATACAATACGCAGTGGAGATACTTATTTTCTTTCTCATCACGCTCCTTTCCGAAATCCTGGGCACGCTGGGTGGATTTGGTTCTTCCTTGTTTTTCGTTTCCATTGCTCAGTTCTTCTATAATTTTCAAACCGTGCTGGTACTTACCGGGTTGCTGCATGTGTTCAGCAACACGGCAAAACTTACACTCTTTTGGAAAACTATCGACTGGCGCCTGGTGCTCTGGCTGGGCATCTCAAGTGTTGTATTTGCCATTGGCGGTGCCTACCTGGTACGTCATGTAGAATTTGTTTATGCTAAACTCATCCTGGGTTTCTTTCTGATTGCCTTCAGTACACTCCTGTTTTTAAAACCCGATTATCGGGTGGATGCCACATTATTTAACTCTATCGGGGGCGGAGCGCTGGCCGGTTTCCTGGCCGGTTTTATCGGCACAGGCGGGGCTGTACGCGGGTTGGTACTTGCTGCATTCAATCTTGAAAAAAACGTTTTGGTTGGCACTTCGGCAGCCATTGATTTTGGCGTTGACCTGAGCCGCTCGCTTATTTACCTCGACAGCAATTACCTGCAACGCGAACAATGGTGGACAATACCGTTTTTAGTTGTGCTGGCCTTTGCCGGAAGTTACATTGGGAAACTGATCCTGAACCGCATCTCGCAGCAAACCTTCAGGAAAATCCTGCTTGCATTGGTTTTTCTGATTGGCGTAATTATGCTGGCTAATGAATTATTTAACAAGCAATGAAACTGCTGATTGACATCATCGGCTGGAGCGGATCGGTAATGGTGGTGGCTGCCTATGGGTTGAACAGTTACCAGAAAATCAAATCCGATTCGCTGATTTTTCTTTTCCTCAACCTGGCAGGAGGAATTTTTCTGATTATTTATTCGGTGTACTATACCGCCTACGCCAACACCTTTATTAATGTGGTGTGGGTACTTATTGCCATACCGGCACTGATTAAACTGATAAGTAAAAAATGATTGAGGCCGGCAAAGAAAATTTCCGCATTCAGCAATGGGTAGCCGTTTCGGCTTCGGTTTTGCTGATTGTTAAAGCAGCCGCGTATTTTTTAACCGGCTCGGTGGCCATCTTAACCGATGCACTGGAAAGTATTGTAAACGTAATTGCCGGCTTTTTGGGATTATACAGTTTGTACCTGTCGGCCCAGCCACGCGATTCAAATCACCCGTACGGGCATGGCAAGGTTGAATTTCTTTCAGCCGGTATCGAAGGCAGTATGATTATGGTAGCGGGTATGCTCATCATCATTGAAGCCATCCGGAATTTACTTGATCCTTCCCCGCTTGTTAAATTGGATACCGGGATGGTGCTGATTGGAGGAACAGCCCTGATTAATGCCGCGCTTGGTTTCTGGTGTGTTCGCGCAGGAACAAAGAACAACTCGCTGGCGCTGCGGGCCAGCGGAAAGCATTTGCTATCCGATACGTATTCAACGCTGGCTATATTGTGCGGACTATTATTAATCTATTTTACAGGACTTGACTGGATTGACAGCGCTGTTGCCCTGCTATTCAGCCTGCTAATTCTTTACACCGGCTACAGGATAATCCGTACCTCGCTGGCCGGGATTATGGACGAACAGGATACCGAATTGCTGAACCGCCTGGCTACGCTACTCAATGAAAACCGCAGGGAAAACTGGGTGGACCTGCACAACATGCGCATCATCAAATACGGCAGCGCCCTGCACCTGGATTGCCACCTGACTGTACCGTGGTACCTGAACGTACACCAAGCCCACCGCGAAATTGATGAACTGGCCGCGCTCGTGCGCAAACACTTTGGCGATTCGCTGGAACTTTTTGTACACTCCGATGGCTGCCTTGATTTTTCGTGCCGCCTGTGTAATAAAAAAGAGTGCCCCCAGCGGAAGCACCCTTTTGAAAAACAAATTCAATGGACGGTGGAAAACATGGTGCGAAACAAAAAACACGAGATTAACTGAATTCGCAGCCAGCCTGCTTCATTTCATCGTGCAGCAAAAAAACTGCTTCTGACTAGCAGAATTCATCATTCTGAGCGAAGCGAAGAATCTCTTTATTTTATACAAATAAACCATGGGCAACAACCCTGCTTAATTACTTACTTATCCACATATTATTCTGCGCATCGGCATCGCCACTCAGCGGAACAACCAATTGAACCGATTGAATCTTTTTCTTTCCAACATTGGCCTTGTGATTATACACCTTCAATGATTTCCATACAGCCGGGCTTACCTCTTCGGTTGCCGAGGTGCCATCAGTAAATTTGAGCATGACTTTAAAATACACCGGCCTTCCACCTTTGTTTTCGATGGTGATTACATTACCCTTAACACCGGTAATGCCCACATCCATGTAACCCCAATCGAAATACCAGTTGTTCCAGAACCAGTTCAGGTTCTGGCCCGACACGCGGTTAAACACGAACATAAAATCATAGGGAGTCGGGTGTTTGTGCTTCCATTCATTCATATAGGCGTGCAGGCATTTCAGAAATACGTCCTTACCCAACAGCTGGTACAGCGAAATATACGATTGCGAGCCGATGGTGTATGAGTTCAGGCCGCTGCCTTCGGCTATATGGCTGGGCACCATTATCGGAAGCACCCGTTGCGAGCCGAGATAGGGCTGATCCCAATTACCGGATGGAAATACCTGCTCAATGAAATATTCAGAGAAACTGGCAAAGCCTTCGTCCATCCAGGCATATTTCTTTTCGTTAATGCCCATCATAAACGGAAAATACATGTGGCACATTTCATGGAGGGTAAGGCCCAGTTGTGCATCGGCATCGGAGACCTTTTGGCCAGTCCATTGTTCAATCATGGCGCCCGATATCTCCTGGTCGTTGGCCATGCCCGGAAATTCCATGCCTCCGCCCTGCAGCCCGTTAAAAATGGTGAAGTACCTGTACGGGAAAGGGTAAACGGGAAACTGGGTATGAAATACCTGCAATGACTTTTCGATGGATTCGAGTACTGCGCCAAACTCAGGGTGGTTAATCGGGTACGCCACGTTAATAAAATATTCGCCCATGGCATCGGTATAACTGCGGGCATCCCAACGGAAGTGGTCGCTCAGTGCAAAGGCAAAATCCGGAAAATCGGTGGCGGTGTACTTCCAGGTTTTGTTGCCGGATGCAGTTTTACGGAAATCGCCTTCGCCATACACAGTTACCGGTGTTTTACTGCTGCGGGCCTGATTAATACGCTGCTGTATAACGGTTGAGTAAACTTCCTGCGGATTGGCTGGCGCTACCGAAGCCCACACCATAAAATTGTCGGGTATGGTAAGTTCTATTTCATAATCAGAGTAATCGTGATAAAATTCGGTGGCAGCATCGTACACGATGCGATCCCACAGATCAATATCATCGAGCACAGCCATCTCGGGGTACCAGTAGGCTATAAACATGCTGGTGCTGTCAATGGCTCCGCTTCGCTCAAATCCGTTACCGGGTATTTCGTACTGCCACTCGATGTTCAGTTGCATTGTAGCTTTTGGTGCCAGTGGTTTTTTCAGCCGGATGGTATAGTTGGTGCCGCCATAAAAGGCTTGTTCTTCATCGCGCAAATCAACAGCCTCACCATCAACTATAATTTTTGTAATAAGTACCCCTTTATGATCGAGGAACGCATTTTCGCCACGATTGAAAAATCCGGCTTTACGCGAAGTGGGTTTGTAGTAATCATGATAGGTATGAAAAGTGGGGTTGCGGATGGTATCAACATTGTTGTTATAGTAGGTAATATCCGCCTGGCCTTTCAGTAGTTTGCCGTGCGGATCAACGGAAGCTTTAATTTTATATACCGAACGGTTTTGGGTATAGGTTGGCGATACGGAACCATCCCACTTGCGTGTGCCTTGCTGATAAGCCTTCTGGAATTCCAAAGGCATGTACAGCGACTGGCTAAAACAAATAAATGAACTTACAATCAGGGAGATAACAAGAAATCGGGTTTTCATTGGTTATGGGTTAAACATAAATGTAAGAATAAGGGTACAACTGATACTAAAAAAATTATCTGAAGTTTTTGTATTGCAAAGACTTCGCTGTTAAGCCTGGAACTGATTCGGCAAAAATCAGCGTAATCTGCAACGCAGAATGTTTTTACGGAATTACAGTACGAATTGTTTAGCCGATTTCAATCACAACATCATCGGTTAACGGATGGCCGACACAGGTAAGTACATAGCCTGCATCGCGTTCGGCCTGCGAAAGGCCTTCTTCTTCATCCAACTTCACTTTGCCCGAAACAGCTTTTCCGCGGCAGGCCGTGCACAGGCCGCTCTGGCACGAGTAGGGCAGGTCAATGCCCTGGTCGAGGGCGGTTTCAAGTATGGCGCGATTAGGTTCAACCATAATTTTATATTCCTGGCCATCGTAGCGGATGGTCACTTCGCGGGCCTTTGCTTCGCCTGCCGTTACCTGAACTTCCTGTTTTTTCTCCTTATCGATAGTACCTTGTACAAAACTTTCTTTAAATATTTTTTCTTTCGGGATGTTTTGCTGAGCCAGCAGCGTCTCCACGTTTTTCATCATGCCCTCGGGGCCGCACATCAGGTAGGTTGTTTTGTCAATGCCCCAGTTGGGAATACGTTCAAATAACTTCACCAGCATTTCATGATTAAGCAGGCCGGAATAGCCCTGCCAGTTCATCGGTGCGTTGTCTAGTACGTGGATCACATGAAGCCTGCCCTGGTAGTTGGTTTCCCATTTGGCAAGTTCGTCTTTAAAAATAATGCTGTCGATATCGCGGTTGCAATAAATAAGCGAGCACATGCTTTCAGGCTCCTGTGTTAAAATGCTTTTAATGATAGACATCATCGGGGTAATGCCCGACCCACCGGCAAACATAATGAGGTGGCGTTTGCGTTCTTTGTTGAACTCAGTGGTAAACTGCCCCATGGGCTCCATCACCTTCAGCGTATTGCCCACCTTCAGGTTGTCGGGCAGCCAGTTGCTCATCAGGCCGTTATCAACCCGCTTAACAGTTACCGCCAAATCGTTATCGACAAACGGTGAAGAACACAGCGAATACGCCCTGCGGACTTCTTTACCGCCCATCGGAACAATAAGAGTTAAAAACTGACCGGCTTTATAACTGATTTTACCCGATGCCGGCTGCTCAAATACGATGGTTATTGCATCCTTGGTTTCCTGAATAATGTTTTTGACTTGCAGATCGAAGTAATGCTGAGCGTTTTCTTCTTTCTTAGGCGCTTTTTTGAATAAACCAAATGCCACAATTAATTGATTTAGGCCGCAAATCTACAACAATTCAAAAGAAAAAAAGTTGCGGTTACAGGTTAAACCAGTAGGTAAACTTAAGTACCAATGCGCGGTTTTTACTCTGGAGTGGTTCGGGAAGGTAATTCTCGGTATAGACAATAAAGAAATCGGATGCTGGCTGAAAGCGCCACTGAAACCGCGCGTTCAGATTCATGTTATCGGCCAGGTTATTGTATTGTACAAACGTGGTGAGAAAGAGTTTATCAGTAAAGGTTAAATCCAGGCGGGGCCCTAATAATACCAACTGTGCCCTCCCGTAATTACCGGTAAGATCAACATCGTTGTAACTGAAGCGTATGCCCAGGCTGCCGTAGGGCTGGTAACGGTAATTCATTTCGCCATTAAAAACAACGCTCCCACCCGTATAAAACCCGCCAGCGATTCCTTCAACCTGGTAATTAAACAACTTTCGATTATCGGATTGGTACCGCAACTGAAACTGGTTCCACGAAAAAGCTTCACCGGCCAGGTAATTCTGCTCACCGCCAATGGGATTAAAATCCTGGGTAAGATACTGGTAGGTGTGTTGAAGACTTAATGAAAAAGAGGCGGTGCTCAGCAATGTAATTATATACCCTGCATTATAAGTCTGGTCGGTATTTCGGCCTCCGGGTATAAAGCCCCAGTTGCCTTCGGCAAACGGGCCATGATTGGCCACAATTTTACTTTTTGGATACATGAGGTACTCTACCCGTGTGAAACTTCCGGTAAAGCCGGGGTAAACATTCAGGTTAGGAACAAAGCCCGCTTCGGCATTATAATTTTTTCCCAGCAACTGCACCGCGCCCATCAAAGCCAGGTTACGGCCGAAGTACCCCAGAAAGGTTCCGGCTGAATACCGATCAGTAGTATTAAAATCATCGATGGACTGGTGGTAATACACATCGCCACGGAAGCGGGTGTCTTTAGAGTTGATGTTAAAATCAAATCCGAACACGCGGTTGTAGGTATTCAGTTTACGCACCGTATCGGTACCGGTAATCGTTTCGCGTACCAGGCTGGGGTGGTAAAACCGGTCCGGGTCATATTCATCGCCTAAGCCCAGCGATTGTTTATTTACAAAAAAGAAATCCACATTTGAGCGCGCCAATACCTGGCGTTGTACAATGGCCATCGTATAATTCTGATTGGGCAGACCCAGCGATCGGGTCTCGCGGGTTTGCAGGTTAAGGAGGCCAATGCGCCAGTCTTTACCCAGTTTACCGCTCAGCCGCGCGCCATATAAAATGGGTACCCTCCTGAGGACATCGGATGTATCGGCTGCCAGTCCGAGTCTGCGTGTAAATAACGGGCGCGAATCCGGAAAACCGGGAGCAGCAAATAAATCGCTGTTCTCCAGAAAGAACTGCCTGCGTTCGGGGAAGTTAAACTCAAAACGCGTGAGGTTGATAACCTGCTGATCCACTTCTACCTGCGAAAAATCGGGGTTAACCGTAAGATCAAGGTTAAGCGAAGGCGTTAATCCTACTTTTGCATCAAAGCCAACCAATAGTTCATTTTTAGCAGGCACGTTATTCTCTTTATCGGTAAACGATGAGCCCGCCAGGTAAGGAATAAGCGAAACATTGGTTCCCGGCTTGGGCAACTCATCATCCCAGATCAATTTGCCGCTCCAGGCAAACGAGGCGGGCAGGTATTGCACGGGTGTGGCAATCCAGCTTGAAACCTGGTTGCGTTCCAAATCATTGCGCAGCACGTTAAAGTTCCACTCGCCCCGGTTGTAGCGGATGGACTTAAACGGAATGGCCAGTTCGGCTACCCATAGTGTATCCGTACGGGTTACCGCACTGTACCATTTATTATCCCAAAAGGGTGAAAAACTTTCGGGCTCGGCACCGCCATTGGCCATGAGTCCTTCGCGTTGAACGCCATAGGGAGAAATATTAAAATAGAAGCCGTTGGTGTAATCGTTGTACGGATCAAAATAGAATCCCACGTTGTCGTTAAACCGGAAATCAAAATCCCTGCGCAGCGATTGTACTACCGGTCCGAGGCCGTCATCCTGGCACTCAAAGGCCAGGTACAGGTTGTGGTCATCAAAGGCAATGCGTACCGTAGTTTCATTAACGGGCGGAACCGAATCATACGGTTTGCTCATCCAGAAGCCGGTAGCCACGTTTGCCCTTTGCCAGGTTTCCTCATCAAGGATGCCATCAACCACGATGGCATCGCGTACGCGGCCCGCATGGTACGCGGTACCTTGCTTATGTTGGGCGGTAAGGATAAGCGGTAGTGCCGTTGCAACAAAAATCAGGGTGCGTAAAAAAAACATGGCGGTAAAGCTATTCAAATTGTCGGGCCGATGCTGTCCGCTAACGTAAAAGATAACCGCATAGTTTTGTTATTTTTACAACTTAATAACCTGTTGTGCAGCTAACACCCCTTACCGCCATCTCACCGGTTGACGGCCGGTATTTTGCCACTACCCAAACCCTTGCGCCTTACTTCAGTGAATACGGCCTGATGCGCTACCGCGTTCAGGTTGAGGTTGAGTACTTTATTGCCCTTACCTATACCCTGCCCCAACTTGCCGGTGTTCCCAAAACCGCTGAAGATACCCTGCGTAACCTGTACCGGAATTTCTCGGAAGCCGATGCACACGCCATAAAGGAAATTGAGAAAACAACGAATCACGATGTGAAGGCGGTTGAATATTTTCTGAAAAAGAAACTCGAAGAAATGGGCCTCGGCAAGCACAAGGAGTTTATTCACTTTGGCCTCACCTCGCAGGATATCAACAACACAGCTATACCGCTATCGCTGAAAGCGTTTTTGGAGAACGAATACCTGCCCGCTATTCAAAAATTAATGAGCGACTTCACCGTTCTATCGGTGCAGTGGAAAGATGTGCCCATGCTGGCCCGTACCCACGGCCAGCCCGCTTCGCCTACGCGACTGGGAAAAGAGTTGTATGTATTTATTGAACGCGTAAACCGCCAGCTCGATTTACTCAAAACCATTCCTCACTCGGCCAAATTTGGCGGTGCCACCGGCAACTTTAACGCCCACCATGCCGCCTACCCCGATATTAACTGGGGGCATTTTGCCAACACGTTTATTTCGAACCAACTGGGCCTTGTGCGCAGCGAGCCCACCACTCAAATTGAACATTACGATAACCTGGCTGCCCTGTGCGATACCCTGAAACGGATAAACACCATACTGATTGATTTTTGCCGCGATGTGTGGCAGTACATTTCGATGGAGTACTTCCTGCAGAAAATCAATAAAGAGGAAGTGGGCTCTTCGGCCATGCCGCACAAGGTAAACCCCATTGACTTTGAAAATGCCGAGGGCAACCTGGGCTTTGCCAACGCCATGTTCGAACACCTTTCGGCCAAACTGCCCATCTCGCGCCTGCAGCGCGACCTGACCGACAGCACTGTGTTACGCAACCTGGGTGTACCCCTGGCCCACACGTGGCTGGCTGTTGCCTCGGTACACCGCGGCCTGGCAAAGCTGGAATTGAACCGGGATACCATTAACAACGATTTGGAAAAAAACTGGGTGGTAGTAGCCGAGGCCATTCAAACTATATTGCGCAAAGAAGGCTACCCCAACCCGTACGAGGCGCTGAAAGAACTTACGCGCAACCACACCCGACCCGGGCGGGCTGAATTTGAAAATTTCATCAACAACCTGCAGGTTGATGAAAAATTAAAGCAACGCCTGAAGGCCATTACACCATTTACGTACACAGGTGTTTAAACAACGAGCAGGTAGTTGCACAATAAATATATCAGCATTTTTTAGTGTTTCTGCCGTTAAATTTGTCTTGTTGCTATAAGCGAAGTATCTTCAATGATGGTAGCGGGTTGTTGCCAGCAATAGCGCGGGACAGATGAGATTACTAACATTATTTCTGACGACAATTATTTCACACACGACTTTTGGACAAGTTGTTAACTCGGTGACGGCTGACAACACAGGAATGTTCTATTACTCAGTGGACTCATTAATACAGACGTTTGAAAAAGAAAAAAGAATTGAGAAAATAATTTTAAACGCGGACTGGTCGATAATTCAAGATTTCCCAGAGACGATTAGGAATATCAGAATCATAAAGCAGGACAAGACAAAGAATTATAAAACAAAAGACTTCGGTGACAATGATGTTTTATTCAAAATCAACGGACTGACAATAATTCGTGACCAAGTAACTCTATCAATTGGGACATATGAGAAAAGAGATAAAGGGACGACTTTTTTCGCTGACGGAGCTTATATTTTTTATTTCAAATATTTACCGGAGACAGGGACGTACAAATTGACGAAGATAAAAAGTGGAATTGTGTTGTAAGCGCTACAGCTGGCAACACCAGGTTTGTTTAATGGCGGGCGACACAGTCGCCCGTAGTGTCAACAAGTTTATTTATATTCGTGTAGGCGGACAAATCCGTTGGATTTATCCGCCACTAAACAAACCCAAAACGTTAGTGGCAATGGTAGGTCGACCACGCAAAACCCGACAGACCGACCTCTGACAGACAGCAACCCCACAACTGCCGACACAGAAAAAAAATAAAAAATGCCCACTACACGGAAAATTTTTTAGCCTACGCTATTGGCACATTTGGGGCTGCTCCACCCGCAAACCCGACACACAATAGCCCCAAAAGAGCCAATCCCTACGCTCTAACAGACGACAATAAGATAAAGGGAAATAATTTTACACTTTCTCTACCAACAACCTTTCACAAACCGTATGACTTAACGTTTCAGACAAGTGTTTTCCATAGCTGACAACCATTGTATTGTCAAACGGTTCAACCGATTTTATTTTCACTTTTAAGCCTAAGCTCAATTCACGGCTGTTTAAAAATTTCAAAAATTCACTGGAAGTATCGATTACCGCAGACAGATTTATGGTGTCCCCTGCCTTACATTCACTCAACTTGCTGTATTCTTTCCAAACCATTTTACCGTTTTTATCGGGGATTGGTGAACCGTGAGGGTCTAATTTTGGGTAGCCAAGCAGTTCATCCATTTTTGCAAAAAATTCGGGCGACTGAATATGTTCTATTTGTTCGGCTATGTCGTGAACCTGTTCCCAACCAAAACCCATCTTCTCAACAAGAAACATTTCCGTAA encodes:
- a CDS encoding metal-dependent transcriptional regulator, which produces MNSLAEENYLKALLNLSNDKGEVNVNELSKRLEIKMPTVTSMMKRLSSKKLVHYESYKPLRLTEKGKKEAVAIIRKHRLTEMFLVEKMGFGWEQVHDIAEQIEHIQSPEFFAKMDELLGYPKLDPHGSPIPDKNGKMVWKEYSKLSECKAGDTINLSAVIDTSSEFLKFLNSRELSLGLKVKIKSVEPFDNTMVVSYGKHLSETLSHTVCERLLVEKV
- the purB gene encoding adenylosuccinate lyase, whose translation is MQLTPLTAISPVDGRYFATTQTLAPYFSEYGLMRYRVQVEVEYFIALTYTLPQLAGVPKTAEDTLRNLYRNFSEADAHAIKEIEKTTNHDVKAVEYFLKKKLEEMGLGKHKEFIHFGLTSQDINNTAIPLSLKAFLENEYLPAIQKLMSDFTVLSVQWKDVPMLARTHGQPASPTRLGKELYVFIERVNRQLDLLKTIPHSAKFGGATGNFNAHHAAYPDINWGHFANTFISNQLGLVRSEPTTQIEHYDNLAALCDTLKRINTILIDFCRDVWQYISMEYFLQKINKEEVGSSAMPHKVNPIDFENAEGNLGFANAMFEHLSAKLPISRLQRDLTDSTVLRNLGVPLAHTWLAVASVHRGLAKLELNRDTINNDLEKNWVVVAEAIQTILRKEGYPNPYEALKELTRNHTRPGRAEFENFINNLQVDEKLKQRLKAITPFTYTGV